A region of Campylobacter sp. MG1 DNA encodes the following proteins:
- a CDS encoding M16 family metallopeptidase, with product MNIESKILKNGLKIYAVNLNDNSGVASVNIFYKVGSSYEELGKSGIAHLLEHLSFKSTKTHKAGEFDEIIKALGGVNNACTSFDYTQYYVNIANIHIKRVLELYSSMMSELLFNKDEFYKERDVVLEEERLRVGNDAFGYLYNAIYNYAFIKTSYHWTPIGFADDIANLTPKIVKEFYTKFYAPNNACIVISGDLANIDIFSMCEEIFSKKSAKKITQNKVYEPDRTGLKEIELSFPNLNSNIFACAYKIPAFNHEDFEYLKAISIFLNLDKNSIIKNKMINEYNLCADLDFYAQSSKNENLFIIFGVCNDLVNTKSAIKQLKKLINQTKFNKFDTRTIYNQLELSINQVKSNPSALASGIGKFECFGDVNVFLNSLTSKELDYKILNQVFKKYLKDDNLTQIILKEKV from the coding sequence ATGAATATAGAAAGTAAAATATTAAAAAATGGCTTAAAAATTTATGCCGTAAATCTAAATGATAATTCAGGTGTAGCTAGTGTAAATATCTTTTATAAAGTAGGCTCAAGTTATGAAGAATTAGGCAAAAGCGGTATAGCACATTTGCTAGAACACCTATCTTTTAAAAGCACAAAAACTCATAAGGCTGGAGAATTTGATGAGATAATAAAAGCATTAGGTGGAGTAAATAATGCTTGCACTAGTTTTGATTACACTCAATATTATGTAAATATCGCAAATATTCATATTAAAAGGGTTTTAGAATTATATTCTAGTATGATGAGTGAGTTATTGTTTAATAAAGATGAGTTTTATAAAGAAAGAGATGTAGTCCTTGAAGAAGAGAGATTAAGAGTAGGAAATGATGCTTTTGGGTATTTATATAATGCTATTTATAATTACGCTTTTATAAAGACTAGTTATCATTGGACGCCGATTGGATTTGCTGATGATATAGCAAATCTTACACCTAAAATTGTAAAAGAATTTTATACTAAATTCTATGCACCAAATAATGCTTGTATAGTAATTAGCGGAGATTTAGCTAATATTGATATTTTTAGTATGTGCGAAGAGATTTTTAGTAAAAAATCAGCAAAAAAAATCACACAAAATAAAGTATATGAACCAGATAGAACAGGTCTAAAAGAAATAGAACTTAGTTTTCCTAATCTAAATTCTAATATTTTTGCTTGTGCTTATAAAATACCTGCATTTAATCACGAAGATTTTGAGTATTTAAAGGCTATTTCAATATTTTTAAATCTTGATAAAAACTCAATTATAAAAAATAAAATGATAAATGAATATAATCTATGTGCTGATTTGGACTTTTACGCACAAAGCTCTAAGAATGAAAATTTATTTATAATTTTTGGAGTTTGTAATGATTTAGTAAATACAAAATCAGCAATAAAGCAACTAAAAAAATTAATTAATCAAACAAAATTTAATAAATTTGATACAAGAACAATTTATAATCAATTAGAATTAAGCATAAATCAAGTAAAATCCAACCCAAGTGCTTTAGCGAGTGGAATTGGTAAATTTGAATGTTTTGGAGATGTAAATGTATTTTTAAATTCTCTAACTTCAAAAGAATTAGATTATAAAATTTTAAACCAAGTTTTTAAAAAATATCTAAAAGATGACAATTTAACTCAAATAATTTTAAAGGAGAAAGTATGA
- the dapA gene encoding 4-hydroxy-tetrahydrodipicolinate synthase yields MKKEIIGAMTALITPFKNDKIDELSYEKLVKRQIANGIDAVVPVGTTGESPTLTHEEHKRCIEIAVSVCKGTNTKVLAGAGSNATHEAISLAKFAQECGADGILSITPYYNKPMQSGLYKHYEAIAKSIDIPIMLYNVPGRTGCEIASQTIIELFRNCPNIYGVKEASGNIDKCVDLLANEPKLRLVSGEDSINYPILSNGGSGVISVTSNLLPNEIANLTHEALKENYKNAKSINDKLYNINKILFCESNPIPIKAAMFIAGLLPSLEYRLPLCAPSKENLKRIEEVMKNYDIKGF; encoded by the coding sequence ATGAAAAAAGAAATAATAGGTGCAATGACAGCTTTAATAACACCATTTAAAAATGATAAAATTGATGAACTTAGTTATGAAAAGCTAGTTAAAAGACAAATAGCAAATGGAATTGATGCCGTAGTTCCTGTTGGAACCACAGGAGAAAGCCCAACTTTAACTCACGAAGAGCATAAAAGATGTATAGAAATAGCAGTAAGTGTTTGCAAAGGAACAAATACTAAGGTTTTAGCAGGTGCAGGCTCAAATGCAACTCACGAAGCAATATCTTTAGCAAAATTTGCTCAAGAGTGTGGAGCTGATGGGATTTTAAGCATTACTCCATATTATAATAAACCTATGCAAAGTGGATTATATAAACACTATGAAGCTATTGCTAAATCAATTGATATTCCTATTATGCTTTATAATGTTCCAGGAAGAACAGGTTGTGAAATAGCTAGTCAAACTATAATTGAACTTTTTAGAAATTGTCCTAATATTTACGGAGTAAAAGAAGCAAGTGGAAATATAGATAAGTGCGTAGATTTATTAGCAAACGAGCCAAAACTAAGACTTGTAAGTGGAGAAGATAGTATAAATTATCCTATTTTAAGCAATGGTGGTAGTGGTGTAATTAGCGTTACTTCAAATCTTTTACCAAATGAAATTGCTAATTTAACTCACGAAGCTTTAAAAGAAAACTATAAAAATGCAAAATCTATTAACGATAAACTTTATAATATAAATAAGATTTTATTTTGTGAGAGCAACCCAATTCCAATAAAAGCAGCAATGTTTATAGCAGGATTACTTCCTAGTCTTGAATATCGTTTGCCACTTTGCGCTCCTAGTAAAGAAAATCTAAAAAGAATAGAAGAAGTTATGAAAAATTATGATATAAAAGGATTTTAA
- a CDS encoding enoyl-ACP reductase translates to MQEINFKDKVLVISGGTRGIGKAIVYEFAKAGCNVAFTYNSNEQIAQEIVADIEKTYKVKAKCYPFDILEPETYKDLFLKIDEDFDRVDFFISNAIITGRAVVGGYTKFMKLKPRGINNIFTATVNAFVCGAQEAAKRMEKVGGGSIISISSTGNLVHIENYAGHGTAKAAVEAMARYAATELGEKNIRVNVVSGGPIDTDALKAFTNYEEVKQATMSLSPLNRMGQPEDLAGACLFLCTDKASWVTGHTFIVDGGTTFK, encoded by the coding sequence ATGCAAGAGATTAATTTTAAAGATAAAGTATTAGTAATAAGCGGTGGAACTCGTGGTATAGGTAAGGCTATTGTGTATGAATTTGCAAAAGCAGGTTGTAATGTTGCATTTACTTATAATTCAAACGAACAAATCGCACAAGAAATCGTTGCTGATATTGAAAAAACTTACAAAGTTAAAGCTAAATGCTATCCATTTGATATACTTGAGCCTGAAACTTATAAAGATTTATTTTTAAAAATTGATGAAGATTTTGATAGAGTTGATTTTTTTATCTCAAATGCAATTATTACAGGTCGTGCAGTTGTAGGTGGATATACTAAGTTTATGAAACTTAAACCTCGTGGAATTAATAATATCTTTACAGCTACCGTTAATGCTTTTGTTTGTGGTGCTCAAGAAGCAGCTAAGAGAATGGAAAAAGTTGGCGGTGGAAGTATTATTTCAATTTCTAGCACAGGGAATTTAGTTCATATTGAAAACTATGCAGGTCATGGAACAGCAAAAGCAGCTGTTGAAGCAATGGCTAGATATGCAGCAACCGAATTAGGCGAGAAAAATATCCGTGTAAATGTTGTAAGTGGTGGTCCAATTGATACTGACGCTTTAAAAGCATTTACAAATTACGAAGAAGTAAAACAAGCTACAATGAGTTTAAGCCCATTAAATCGTATGGGGCAACCTGAAGATTTAGCGGGCGCATGTTTATTCTTATGCACTGATAAAGCTAGTTGGGTTACAGGGCATACATTTATTGTAGATGGTGGAACGACATTCAAGTGA
- the pgsA gene encoding CDP-diacylglycerol--glycerol-3-phosphate 3-phosphatidyltransferase produces MNLPNLLASARIILAPILFILLTHSNTLVSEYGIHISWINYLAALIFTIASITDFFDGYIARSWNQKTILGEILDPLADKMLTLAAFLGLMMMGRVNEILVYFILVREFFITGLRVMIVADGLKIAANMSGKIKTTFQMLAIGFLLMDWWGKDILFYLCFFFTIYSGAVYVIEYAKASK; encoded by the coding sequence ATGAATTTACCTAATCTTTTGGCTAGTGCTAGGATAATCCTAGCACCTATTTTATTTATATTATTAACTCACTCAAATACATTAGTAAGTGAATATGGCATACATATTTCTTGGATAAATTATTTAGCAGCTCTTATTTTTACTATTGCTTCTATAACTGATTTTTTTGATGGATATATTGCAAGGTCTTGGAATCAAAAAACAATTTTAGGAGAGATTTTAGACCCTTTGGCTGATAAAATGCTTACCTTAGCAGCATTTTTAGGGCTTATGATGATGGGAAGGGTTAATGAAATTCTAGTTTATTTTATATTAGTTCGTGAGTTTTTTATAACTGGCTTAAGAGTTATGATAGTAGCTGATGGGCTTAAAATCGCTGCAAATATGAGTGGTAAAATAAAAACAACCTTTCAAATGTTAGCAATTGGATTTTTGCTAATGGATTGGTGGGGAAAAGATATTTTATTTTATCTATGCTTTTTCTTTACTATTTATTCTGGGGCTGTTTATGTGATTGAATACGCAAAGGCTAGTAAATGA
- the rseP gene encoding RIP metalloprotease RseP, producing the protein MKNILITLLILAFCFWHYGASFLGTILILSFLIFFHELGHFLAAKYFKVRVLTFSIGFGKPIYVKHYKGTDYQVSSIFLGGYVKMKGQDDSDPTLKNYDYDSYSVLHPFKKILILFAGPFFNLLLAFLIYISLGFIGTKQLAPVIGNLSPNSSKELKIGDKITKINGKEIQIYDEIKPLVRDGINELEIIRNNEKIILKVNTFYGDSYNIFGEKTKKALLGIAPSMEFVTEYHKDLGVFKWAFIQCVENSTLIFESIKKLILAEISPKNISGIITIADITTQATSVSISTLLLITALLSINLGILNLLPIPVLDGGHIFFNIYELIFKRPINQRVFEILSYIGMFLLFSLMIYATYNDVERIINNETIKLK; encoded by the coding sequence ATGAAGAATATATTAATAACTCTTCTTATATTAGCTTTTTGCTTTTGGCATTATGGGGCTAGTTTTTTAGGGACTATTTTAATACTTTCTTTTTTGATATTCTTTCACGAATTAGGGCATTTTTTGGCTGCAAAATACTTTAAAGTTAGAGTTTTAACCTTTAGCATAGGATTTGGAAAGCCAATTTATGTGAAGCATTACAAAGGCACTGATTATCAAGTATCGAGCATATTTTTAGGTGGATATGTCAAGATGAAAGGTCAAGATGATAGCGACCCTACTCTTAAAAATTATGATTATGATAGCTATTCGGTATTACACCCATTTAAAAAGATTTTAATTCTTTTTGCAGGTCCATTTTTTAACCTACTTTTAGCATTTTTAATCTATATAAGTTTAGGTTTTATAGGGACTAAGCAATTAGCACCAGTTATAGGAAATTTAAGTCCTAATTCAAGCAAAGAATTAAAAATAGGCGATAAAATAACAAAAATAAATGGTAAAGAAATTCAAATTTATGATGAAATAAAACCACTCGTAAGAGATGGAATAAATGAATTAGAAATTATAAGAAATAATGAAAAAATAATACTTAAAGTAAATACATTTTATGGTGATAGTTATAATATTTTCGGAGAAAAAACAAAAAAAGCATTATTAGGAATAGCTCCTAGTATGGAATTTGTAACAGAATACCACAAAGATTTAGGAGTTTTTAAATGGGCATTTATACAATGTGTTGAAAATAGCACTCTAATATTTGAAAGTATTAAAAAACTAATCCTAGCTGAAATAAGTCCTAAAAATATTAGTGGCATAATTACAATAGCCGATATTACAACTCAAGCTACAAGTGTAAGTATATCTACATTATTACTAATAACAGCCCTGCTCTCAATAAATTTAGGGATATTAAACCTTTTACCAATTCCTGTCTTAGATGGAGGGCATATATTTTTCAATATTTATGAATTAATTTTCAAACGCCCAATAAATCAAAGAGTCTTTGAAATACTAAGTTATATAGGAATGTTTCTTTTATTTTCTCTTATGATATATGCTACATATAATGATGTAGAAAGAATAATCAATAATGAAACTATAAAGCTAAAATAA
- a CDS encoding trehalose-6-phosphate synthase, producing the protein MKEFILIFIHLYSVIVFVGYVFFDCVICAKIENMNKFKKAYFKSSGIIYAISFILLIFTGIMIAIDKFHLFSNVSKIIFVIKILLIIFMIAITIISIIILKRNKNSNNFLVKKAHIIALILCFLIVLLAKLL; encoded by the coding sequence ATGAAAGAATTTATATTAATTTTTATACATTTATATTCAGTAATTGTTTTTGTGGGTTATGTATTTTTTGATTGTGTTATTTGTGCAAAAATTGAAAATATGAATAAATTTAAAAAAGCATATTTTAAGAGTTCAGGGATAATTTATGCTATTAGCTTTATTTTACTAATTTTCACTGGAATAATGATAGCTATAGATAAATTTCATTTATTTTCTAATGTTTCAAAGATTATTTTTGTTATTAAAATTTTATTAATTATTTTTATGATAGCTATTACAATTATAAGCATAATAATTCTAAAAAGAAATAAAAATTCAAATAATTTTTTAGTAAAAAAAGCTCATATAATAGCTCTAATTTTATGTTTTTTAATAGTTTTATTGGCTAAATTATTATAA
- a CDS encoding DnaJ domain-containing protein, whose protein sequence is MNIFLLLIIILAIIGFITGKGIIRTIISFFAIILGTILTAILGLIGAILLPLFFKGNILNNQFTKMKGGYAEYLVALIAKIAKLDGVISPKEAEFIKLILDNNSYNLVERERLKKVFKEAKENPENYRIVAQELKNNFILSKNEKLNIMQSLLYCASIDGFSEKKIFALREIAEIFGISSDFEEFINIYNYQKTYNQGYYRQNYNQDYGKYQNRQSQQKARKDPYEVLGLSKNASLIEVKAAYRKLAKKYHPDVLNTKNLNENELKACIDKFHEINEAYETLKEKLK, encoded by the coding sequence TTGAATATATTTTTATTATTAATAATAATTTTAGCAATTATAGGATTTATTACAGGTAAGGGTATTATTAGAACCATAATATCATTTTTTGCGATAATATTAGGGACTATTTTAACAGCGATTTTAGGGCTTATTGGAGCAATTTTATTACCTTTATTTTTTAAAGGAAATATATTAAACAATCAATTTACTAAAATGAAAGGCGGATATGCTGAATACCTAGTCGCACTTATTGCAAAAATAGCTAAACTTGATGGAGTAATTTCGCCTAAAGAAGCTGAATTTATAAAATTAATACTAGATAATAATTCTTATAATTTAGTTGAGCGTGAGAGATTAAAAAAGGTTTTTAAAGAAGCTAAAGAAAATCCAGAAAATTATAGAATAGTTGCACAAGAGCTTAAAAATAATTTTATTTTAAGCAAAAATGAAAAGCTTAATATTATGCAAAGTTTGCTTTATTGTGCGAGTATTGATGGTTTTAGTGAAAAAAAGATTTTTGCTTTAAGAGAGATTGCTGAAATTTTTGGAATTTCTAGTGATTTTGAAGAATTTATTAATATTTATAATTATCAAAAAACATATAACCAAGGTTATTATAGACAAAATTATAATCAAGATTATGGAAAATATCAAAATAGACAAAGCCAACAAAAGGCTAGAAAAGACCCTTATGAAGTATTAGGGCTTAGCAAAAATGCTAGTCTTATTGAGGTTAAGGCAGCATATAGAAAACTAGCTAAAAAATATCACCCTGATGTATTAAATACTAAAAATTTAAACGAAAATGAGCTAAAGGCTTGTATAGATAAATTTCATGAGATTAACGAAGCTTATGAGACATTAAAAGAAAAGCTTAAATGA
- a CDS encoding TM2 domain-containing protein codes for MDTAQKLFLNNKIKDINLLSLEDKQIDINKLSEIKLKEPKIGLILGIFFGILGADRFYKGDGFLGFIKFILFFISHFCLLFVLHIPLAMLFYSGPDAPPPPFILQSKIYLNIVAFSFILIWFIFIIWVILDWFLVYRGIKKDNFQKILSVIKEEN; via the coding sequence GTGGATACAGCCCAAAAACTATTTTTAAATAACAAAATTAAAGATATCAATTTGCTTAGCTTAGAAGATAAGCAAATTGATATAAATAAGCTTAGTGAAATAAAACTAAAAGAACCAAAAATAGGACTAATATTAGGGATATTTTTTGGTATTTTAGGAGCTGATAGATTTTATAAAGGAGATGGATTTTTAGGATTTATTAAGTTTATTTTGTTTTTTATTTCTCATTTTTGTTTATTATTTGTTTTACATATTCCACTTGCAATGCTTTTTTATTCTGGACCTGATGCACCGCCACCTCCATTTATTTTGCAATCAAAAATATATTTAAATATAGTTGCTTTTTCTTTTATTTTGATATGGTTTATATTTATTATTTGGGTTATATTAGATTGGTTTTTAGTCTATCGTGGGATAAAAAAGGATAATTTCCAAAAGATTTTAAGTGTTATAAAGGAAGAAAATTGA
- the prfB gene encoding peptide chain release factor 2 — MDNYEFSKLLKELQIKLDNIEKIIKPNEAKERIKEIEKEQEDPALWADAKRAAELGKEKTKLNQLVSKYEIANSELVGTSELFELAVKENDYETLEALFIDSPNLEETIKSLEISMLLSGENDTKNAIINIHPGAGGTESNDWASIVYRMYLRFCEREGFKVETLDYQEGDEAGIKDVSFVARGFNAYGYFKAEHGVHRLIRISPFDSNARRHTSFCSVIVAPEIDDDIEIEIEEKDIRIDYYRASGAGGQHVNKTESAVRITHIPTGIVVQCQNDRSQHKNKATAYKMLRSRLYELEMQKLNDGKDTGGVGENSFGHQIRSYVLAPFQQVKDTRSNEAFSQVDAILDGDIKKMIEGVLIAQKDSSED, encoded by the coding sequence TTGGATAATTATGAATTTAGTAAATTATTAAAAGAATTACAAATAAAACTTGACAATATAGAAAAAATAATCAAACCAAACGAGGCAAAAGAAAGAATAAAAGAAATAGAAAAAGAGCAAGAAGACCCAGCATTATGGGCTGATGCAAAAAGAGCAGCCGAGCTTGGTAAAGAAAAAACTAAATTAAATCAATTAGTATCAAAATATGAAATTGCAAATAGTGAATTAGTAGGCACTAGTGAGTTGTTTGAACTTGCGGTAAAAGAAAATGATTATGAGACTTTAGAAGCTTTATTTATAGATAGTCCTAATTTAGAAGAAACTATTAAAAGTCTTGAAATATCAATGCTTTTAAGTGGAGAAAACGATACTAAAAACGCAATTATTAATATTCACCCAGGAGCAGGTGGAACGGAGAGTAATGATTGGGCGAGTATTGTTTATAGAATGTATTTGAGATTTTGTGAAAGAGAAGGCTTTAAAGTTGAAACACTAGATTATCAAGAAGGCGATGAAGCAGGGATAAAAGATGTTAGCTTTGTTGCTCGTGGATTTAATGCTTATGGGTATTTTAAGGCTGAACACGGGGTTCATAGACTTATAAGAATTAGTCCATTTGATAGTAATGCTAGACGCCATACTAGTTTTTGTAGTGTAATTGTTGCACCTGAAATTGATGATGATATAGAAATTGAAATTGAAGAAAAAGATATAAGAATAGATTATTATAGAGCAAGTGGTGCGGGTGGTCAGCATGTAAATAAGACAGAAAGTGCAGTAAGAATTACTCATATTCCAACAGGAATTGTAGTGCAATGTCAAAACGATAGAAGTCAGCATAAAAACAAAGCCACAGCTTATAAAATGCTTCGTTCAAGATTATATGAACTTGAGATGCAAAAACTAAATGATGGAAAAGATACAGGAGGAGTTGGTGAAAATAGTTTCGGGCATCAAATTCGCTCGTATGTTTTAGCTCCTTTTCAGCAAGTAAAAGATACTAGAAGCAATGAAGCATTTAGCCAAGTTGATGCGATACTTGATGGCGATATTAAAAAAATGATAGAAGGTGTATTAATTGCTCAAAAGGATAGCAGCGAAGATTGA
- the rimO gene encoding 30S ribosomal protein S12 methylthiotransferase RimO: MKLFLQSLGCNKNLVDSEIMLGRLKEYEITNEASEADVLIVNTCGFIKSAKIESINAILELHEIRKKGSILVVTGCLMQRYKDELVKELPEVDLFAGVSEYAKIDELIASRESRFRDFVYLQDANTQRVITGSNTHAYIKIAEGCNQTCSFCAIPTFKGKLKSRPIDDVVAEVKGLVARGFYDFSFIAQDTSSYLKDLKINDGLENLISEIEKIEGIKAARILYLYPSSIKPSLITKIINSKVFVNYFDMPLQHSSDKLLKIMKRGYDKAKAISFLEQMRAAPNSFLRTGFIVGHPGESEEDFEDLCEFIKEFDFDRISVFAYSKEEDTAAYSMQQINANTIKSRLKKIEKIVDAKINASFEKMLNQEIIASCLGESSEGEFFIGAKPLLFDRDIDGEILINESEIGELKVGDLIVCKITQVHEKTLIATAIRRYEN; this comes from the coding sequence ATGAAATTATTTTTACAAAGTTTAGGCTGTAATAAAAACTTAGTTGATAGTGAAATTATGCTAGGTCGCTTAAAAGAATACGAAATTACTAATGAAGCAAGTGAAGCTGATGTATTGATAGTAAATACTTGTGGCTTTATAAAAAGTGCAAAAATTGAAAGTATTAATGCTATTTTAGAACTACACGAAATTAGAAAAAAAGGCTCAATTTTAGTAGTAACTGGCTGCTTAATGCAAAGATATAAAGATGAATTGGTTAAAGAATTACCCGAAGTTGATTTATTTGCAGGAGTTAGCGAGTATGCAAAAATTGATGAATTAATAGCAAGTCGTGAAAGTAGATTTAGAGATTTTGTATATTTACAAGACGCAAATACTCAAAGAGTAATAACAGGCTCAAATACTCACGCTTATATAAAAATCGCTGAAGGCTGCAATCAAACCTGTAGCTTTTGTGCTATTCCTACATTTAAAGGCAAGTTAAAATCTCGCCCAATAGATGATGTAGTAGCTGAAGTTAAAGGCTTAGTTGCTAGGGGATTTTATGATTTTTCATTCATTGCTCAAGATACAAGCTCTTATTTAAAAGACTTAAAAATTAACGATGGTTTAGAGAATTTAATTTCAGAAATTGAAAAAATTGAAGGCATAAAGGCTGCTAGAATTTTATACCTATATCCAAGCTCAATTAAGCCTAGTTTAATTACTAAAATAATTAACTCAAAAGTATTTGTGAATTACTTTGATATGCCACTTCAACACTCAAGCGATAAATTATTAAAAATTATGAAGCGTGGCTATGATAAGGCTAAGGCTATTAGCTTTTTAGAGCAAATGAGAGCAGCTCCTAATAGCTTTTTAAGAACTGGTTTTATCGTAGGACACCCAGGAGAAAGTGAAGAAGATTTTGAAGATTTATGCGAGTTTATTAAAGAATTTGATTTTGATAGAATTAGCGTGTTTGCTTATTCAAAAGAAGAAGATACCGCCGCTTACTCAATGCAACAAATCAATGCAAATACTATTAAAAGTAGGCTAAAAAAGATTGAAAAAATCGTAGATGCTAAAATCAATGCAAGTTTTGAAAAAATGCTAAATCAAGAAATAATAGCAAGTTGTTTAGGAGAATCTAGCGAAGGCGAGTTTTTTATAGGTGCTAAGCCACTTTTATTTGATAGAGATATAGATGGAGAAATCTTAATAAATGAAAGTGAGATAGGAGAGCTAAAAGTGGGTGATTTAATAGTGTGTAAAATCACTCAAGTGCATGAAAAAACACTAATAGCAACTGCAATTAGACGCTATGAGAATTGA
- the tilS gene encoding tRNA lysidine(34) synthetase TilS: MRIEYLEELKGKKNLLAFSHGTDSTALFYALLNNCEFDLCLVNYHTRINSNKEEEKARNLANKYGKNIYIKHASLAQNNFENNARNFRYEFFDELMCNYDNLIIAHNLNDRFEWFLMQFAKGAGLCNLLGFNGIDNRKNYKIIRPLINVSKDEIMLYLNENNYEYFQDESNFNTKYKRNEIRLNYANEFIKSYSNGIKKSFSYLENDKFDFLGTTKEYKNLLITKNINSIDKAIKKLGFISSAKQKSELQNLLKENNESELFFGKNSVCVCVYLDTFFVFLKTNCKLNKNEKELYRKEKVPNKLRFFLSKNQISISEIKNIINKF, translated from the coding sequence ATGAGAATTGAATATTTAGAAGAGCTAAAAGGTAAAAAAAACCTTTTAGCATTTTCACACGGGACTGATAGCACGGCACTTTTTTATGCTTTGCTAAATAATTGCGAGTTTGATTTGTGCTTAGTAAATTATCACACAAGAATAAATTCCAATAAAGAAGAAGAAAAAGCTAGAAATTTAGCAAACAAATATGGAAAAAATATTTATATAAAACACGCAAGCCTAGCACAAAATAATTTTGAAAATAATGCTAGAAATTTTAGATATGAATTTTTTGATGAGCTTATGTGTAATTATGATAATTTAATAATAGCTCATAATTTAAATGATAGATTTGAATGGTTTTTAATGCAGTTTGCAAAAGGTGCAGGGCTTTGTAATTTGCTTGGTTTTAATGGTATTGATAATAGAAAAAATTATAAAATAATTCGCCCTTTAATAAATGTAAGCAAAGATGAAATTATGCTGTATTTAAATGAAAATAATTATGAGTATTTTCAAGATGAAAGTAATTTTAATACCAAATATAAAAGAAATGAAATTAGGCTAAATTATGCAAACGAATTTATAAAAAGTTATTCAAATGGAATAAAAAAAAGTTTTTCATATTTAGAAAATGATAAATTTGATTTTTTAGGCACAACTAAGGAATATAAAAATTTATTAATTACAAAAAATATAAATTCTATAGATAAAGCTATTAAAAAATTAGGATTTATAAGCTCAGCTAAACAAAAAAGCGAATTGCAAAATTTACTTAAAGAAAACAATGAATCAGAATTATTTTTTGGTAAAAATAGTGTTTGTGTATGTGTCTATTTAGATACTTTCTTTGTTTTTTTAAAAACTAATTGCAAACTAAATAAAAACGAAAAAGAATTATACAGAAAAGAAAAAGTACCAAATAAATTAAGATTTTTCTTAAGTAAAAATCAAATTTCAATAAGCGAAATAAAAAATATAATCAATAAATTTTAA
- a CDS encoding 2-oxoacid:acceptor oxidoreductase family protein: MKHQLRFGGEGGQGVITAGEILAAAWIEQGGYAIKASTYTSQVRGGPTKVDIILDDNEILFPYAVEGEITFMLSTAQKGYKGFKDGVCEGGIIVVEPNLVKPSEEDRKKFKILEIPIITIAKDEVGNVATQSVVALAIAVYMSKCMDIQKVKEVMLSHVPPKTRDANAKAYDLGIKYAKEALGE, from the coding sequence ATGAAACATCAGTTAAGATTTGGTGGAGAAGGCGGTCAAGGTGTAATTACCGCTGGCGAGATTTTAGCAGCTGCTTGGATAGAACAAGGTGGATATGCAATTAAGGCTAGTACATATACATCTCAAGTTCGTGGTGGTCCAACTAAGGTTGATATTATTTTAGACGATAATGAAATTTTGTTTCCTTATGCAGTAGAAGGTGAAATTACATTTATGCTTTCAACTGCACAAAAAGGTTATAAAGGTTTTAAAGATGGCGTTTGTGAAGGCGGGATAATAGTGGTTGAACCAAATTTAGTAAAACCAAGTGAAGAAGATAGAAAAAAATTTAAAATACTTGAAATTCCGATTATTACAATAGCTAAAGATGAAGTTGGAAATGTGGCTACTCAATCAGTTGTTGCACTTGCTATAGCTGTTTATATGAGTAAATGTATGGATATTCAAAAAGTAAAAGAAGTTATGTTAAGCCATGTGCCACCAAAAACTCGTGATGCAAATGCTAAGGCTTATGATTTAGGTATTAAATACGCAAAAGAAGCTTTAGGAGAATAA